From the Methanocaldococcus fervens AG86 genome, the window AATAGATGCATTTACCTATGGTATCGGTAGTGCTGCAAAGAGAGAGAAATATGTGGTAAACGACCCAAATGATGAGAGAGAATTAATAGATGTGTTAAAAACTGCAATAAATGATATTGGAGCTAAAAGAGTTGGAATTGATTCTGTAACAACATTATATATAACCAAGCCAATGTTGGCAAGAAGAACTGTATTTTTATTAAAGAGGGTTATCTCTGGTTTAGGATGCACGGCTATATTTACATCCCAGATATCTGTTGGAGAAAGAGGATTTGGAGGGCCGGGAGTTGAGCATGCTGTGGATGGGATTATAAGGTTGGATTTAGATGAAGTTAATGGAGAGTTGAAGAGAAGCTTAATTGTATGGAAGATGAGAGGGACAAGCCATTCATTGAAGAGGCATCCATTTGACATAACGGATGAGGGAATCATAGTATATGCAGACAAAGTATTGAAACTTAGATAATGCCCCCAACTTATCCGTTTTCTCGTTATCTGTCTTATATTATTACTTCATCATGTTTGTATAATCCCTCTACTTCAAAACTAAATTCCAGAAATATGAGTTTTTCATGAAGTTTGATAGACATTTTTTGTTTTATTTTGTCTCTATTTCATGTTGTAAATTAATTGCAGATACTTTGGCTATAACCGTATTAGTTTGAAAATTTGCAAGATACGGCTATTACTACCGAAAGCTGTGATGATCTTAGAGAATAACAAACAAGTGCATTAAATTCATTTTTAATCTTTAATAGGTTAAGCAAATATTATTGCATTTAAATTATTTAAAAGATTTTGGTTTTTTGGAGGAGGTATTATGAAAAAGGCTTTTGAAAACATGAAAAAAAACAACTTATCATCTTGAAACGCTCCATGAGATTTTTCTAGAAGAGGATGAACGATACAAAGAGTTCAATGAAAAATTAACAGAAATTCTAACCGATCTTGGCTTCTTTAATGAATTATATCAAGAGAAAGGAAGACAAATGATATTGGCTGACTATATAGAATATCTCTTTTTAGGAAGAGGGTATTATTCTGTAAAGAAAAAAGAGGACAAATCAAAATTCATAAAAGCAATACTATATTTTGTGAACATGTTGATGAGGTATGATTCTCTCACTGTAGATGTTGAGCTGAGAAAGAAAGTACTTGATGAACTAGGTAGAGAACGTCCTCAAATAACTACTGAAGAGGAATATGAACGGTTGAAAAATTTCGATGGAAGTGTTGGCCTTAAAAAGGGAGAATCAGACGCAGACGATAAATTGAACAGGTATTTTGACACAATATTACCAAAAACAGCTGGTGGGTTATGGCATGAGTTACTGGCATATGTATTCCTACTTAGAAATGATGTGGGATATATTGTTCCCCTTTTACTATCTCAACGATTGTTAAGTCTTGAAGATCACGTTGTACCCCCAGATTTCCAGGAAGATAAGGGAGGTAGAACACAAGCTTAGTATCTTTAAGGACGAGCTCATTAAAGTTGAATCAAAGCTTGAAAATCTCGAACAATGAAAAATAAAATTAACGAAAATGAATTTTACTCTTTTATTTTTAGGTGAAAGATACTCTCATAATATGGCCTGCGGTCATGTTCTGTCCTATTTAGAACTGGTCGTTTAAACTCTTTTATAAGCTCTAATCTTGTTTATTTGACTATACCTTAGGCTTAATATAAACTTATAGGAATTAAATTTACTGTTACTTGAA encodes:
- a CDS encoding KaiC domain-containing protein, which translates into the protein MRRVKTGIPGMDEILHGGIPERNVVLLSGGPGTGKSIFCQQFLYKGVVEYNEPSVLIALEEHPVQIRENMKQFGWDVRKLEEEGKFAIIDAFTYGIGSAAKREKYVVNDPNDERELIDVLKTAINDIGAKRVGIDSVTTLYITKPMLARRTVFLLKRVISGLGCTAIFTSQISVGERGFGGPGVEHAVDGIIRLDLDEVNGELKRSLIVWKMRGTSHSLKRHPFDITDEGIIVYADKVLKLR